The genomic stretch GTGCCATCGCCGTCGCCGAAAAGGTCAGACTACTGGTGGAGGGCCATTCGTTCCTCTCCGCTGAAAATCGCGAAACCAGGCAGATGACTATCTCGGCGGGCATCTCGACCTATCCTGACGATGTCGACGATATAGATGACCTGATAGATCACGCCGATATAGCGCTGTATCGTGCAAAGGAAAATGGCAGAAACAGGATAGAGTGTTATGAGTCCAAGAAGGAAGAGGATGCGGGAGATGTTGTTCTTGAAGCCGCAAAGAAAGATGGAATACGCGAAAAGAAATCCGCCGGTGTAGTCCACTGAAAACCCGTTACAGCTCCTCCAGCTTTTTCATCACTACCTGCATATCTTCCCACACCGGGCGTTTCATATTCGGATTTCTGAGCAGGAAAGCTGGGTGATATGTAGGCATTACGGGGATCCCCTGCCAGCTTGTGAATTTTCCGCGCATCGTTGTTATCTTTTCTTCGGTTCCGAGAAGGTTCTGCGTGGCGACGCTTCCGAGACAGACTATGACCTTCGGCTTGATTAGCTCCGCCTGACGGATCAGGAAAGGTATGCAGGAAGCGACCTCATCCGGTTCAGGGTTCCTATTTTCAGGGGGCCTGCATTTAGTTATGTTAGCTATATAGACATCCTCTCTCTTGAAATTCATGGCCTCGATGATCTTTGTGAGGAGTTGTCCCGCGCGCCCGACGAATGGCTCGCCCTTTATGTCTTCGTCGCGCCCCGGTGCCTCACCTATGAAAACGAGATCGGCATTTGGGTTGCCAACGCCGAACACTATGTTCTTGCGGCCGAAACAGAGTTTGCATCTTGTGCAGTTGCCCATCACTTTTCGTATGTCGGCCAACTCCATGGCATCTGCGAGCCCTTCGACTGGTGCCTCCAAGCTCTGTGTTTTTGCAGTTTTTGGAGCTGTATTTTTACTGGATTTTGCGGCTTTCTTTGCGTCCTTCGGGATAGAGACCTCTTTCATTCCCAGGGACTTGGCGTATTCGAGAAGGGTTTTGATATCTTTTATCGGATCGTTTGTTTCAGCCATTTTTCACCTTTAATTTGTTTGCGATGAGTATGCCGCGGACTATAATGAGCGCCATGACGCTTGTCCATTTCATATTGACCTTTGTCGCTATCTCGCTGATATCGCGCGGTGCCGAAGCCTGGGGGCCGGGGATGCACTTGGATCTGGCAATCGATCTTATAGGTAGCGTAGGAATCATATCCCCAGTTATCCGCGAGTTGGTGAAAAGGTATCCCCAGGCTTTTTTGTACGGTTCCACCAGTCCTGACATAATAGTGGGGAAGAAATATGCCGGCTATCTGCACCATTGCCATAACTGGCGAATCGGCTGGCTGATACTTCATGAAGCCGAGAGTGATATTCAGCGTTCGGCCGCCTACGGCTACCTGATGCACCTTGCCGCCGATGTAGTGGCGCACAACTATTATATCCCAGCCAAGATCATTCGAAGTTACAACACCAAGCTTCTTACTCACACGTATTGGGAAATGCGCTTTGATTTGGGAGTGCCTGAAAAGGTGTGGGATGAACTCACCAAAATCACCGAGATGGAGATAAAGGAGTTCGATGACCTGCTCGAGAGGGTTATAAGAAAGACGCTCTTTTCTTTTTCGACCAACAAAAAAATTTTTAGCACTATCCTGATGCTTCAGAAGATGCACGGTCTTCGCGCGAGTCTAGCTGCCTATGCAAAGAGATCCAGGTTTGATCTGGTGGAAGAAAACAGGAATCACTATAGGGATCTGGCTGTAGAGTCTGCGCATGATTTTTTCGCTAGGCCCGAGAGTGCGGCCTGTCTTGAGGTCGATCCGGCGGGGATCGCCAAGCTCACATACGCAAAAAATCTTCGTCGTCGCATAGCCGAGATGACTGCGAAGGGGATAATGTCCCGCGAACAGGCCGATAGGCTGGTGGACCTGGCCAAGGAGGCCCTCGCGGTGGGGATATACAGGCCGGATATGGCGCTGCCGGATGTTATGGACGTTTTGTAGCGAAAAAGTCCTTTTAGTATTGCATTTACGCCGACTTGGAGTAAATAGCCGAGCGATCATGGGAACATCCGAAGGTAATTTATGTTCATATTCTTCACCGAGATCCTCAAGAAGGACGTCGTCGATCGTCGAGGGCGCTATGTCGGCCACCCGTACGATTTTATAGCCAACCTCGAGGAGTCGTATCCCCGTGTGCTTTCCATGGTGATATCCCGCGGCAGGTTCAGAAAAAAATATTATGTGATTCCCTGGAAGGATGTCCATCAGGTGGGCGAAAATTTCCAGCTCAAGACTGCATCAGACACGCTCGTCGCTGTTGGTGACTATGCCTCGGGGGAGGCCATGAGTTTTCGCAACAGCGTCCTCGATCAGCAGATAGTTGATACCTACAACAGAAAGGTTGTCCGCGTGAATGACCTGCATTTTCTTCGCGTGGACGATGATCTGAGGCTTGCACACGTCGATATCGGTATTAGGGGTTTGGTGAGAAGGCTCGGTTGGGAGGGCTTGGTCGATTCCGTAGTCCGTTTTTTCAACAAGCATGCCGACTACCTTTCCGACGAACGGTTGATCTCATGGAAGTATGCGCAGCCCGTCACGGTCCAAAGGGCGACGGGCAAAATACAGCTGAGTGTCGATATCGAACAGCTGAAAAAGATTCCTCCTTCGGATATCTCCAGCATGATGATGGACCTGGATCCGTATCAGCGCGCTGCGCTTCTCAAATCGATGGATGTGCAGAGCCAGGTCGATATTATAACCGAGCTGGAGCTAAAGTGGCAGAAAGATCTCGTCGAAGAGCTCGACGGCCCTACGCTTCTTAAGCTGTTTGAAAAGATGCCGGCCGATGAAGCCACAGACCTCCTTGCTGAACTTTCCCAGAAGGATTCGGACAGGATTCTCGGGATGCTCAGTGCGAAAAAAGCCAGGGAACTCGTAGGGCTTATGGAGCACGAGTCGGACTCCGCCGGCGGAGTTATGACCACGGAGTATATAGCGCTTCGCGAGGGGATGACTGTCGGTGAGGCGATAGACCATATAAGGACTATAGAGATCCAAAAGGCCGAGACGATCTATACAGCTTACGTCGTCGATGACGACAGGAAGCTTATAGGCTCGGTCTCTTTTAAGACGCTCTTGCTTCAGCCGATGGAGGCCAGAATAGGGGATGTCATGCTGACCAATCCTCCGGCGATAAACGTCGAGGAATCGGTCGAAGATGTTGCAAGGGAGATGGATAAATATAATCTTCTCGCTCTTCCCACCGTCGATGACAACGGGCTCCTCGAAGGGATAATCACGATCGACGACGTTTTGCATGTGGCGGTCGATAAGGCATGGGGCAGGCGGGGTTAGAAATAAAAGGTTTTTGTCATGTTCAAACTCAAGTCCAGCGATTCGGTGGAAAGCATGGGCAGGTTCCGCAGGCTCATAAAGGGGCTCGTGCTCTTTTTTGCTGTGCTCGGTCCGGGAATTATAACGGCCAATGTCGATAATGACGCAGGCGGGATAGCAACCTATTCGATAGCCGGTGCCGATTTCGGATACACCTTCCTGTGGGTCGTGGGGCCCGTGATATTCGTGCTCATGATCATACAGGAGATGAGTGCGCGCATGGGAGCGGTGACGGGGAAGGGGCTTGCTGACCTGATCCGCGAGAACTTCGGCGCGAAGGTTACCTTCTACGTCATGTTGGCGCTCCTCATCTCGAACCTCGGCAATACGATGACCGAGTTTTCAGGCGTGGCGGCAAGCCTCGAGGTATTTGGCATATCTAAATACGTCAGTGTTCCGATATCGGCAATTTTGGTTTGGCTGCTCATCGTCAAAGGAAACTACAAGGTGGTAGAGAAGGTATTTCTCGCCGCCTGCCTCTTCTACGTTTCATATATCGTATCCGGCTTCATGGCTGGGCCAAAGTGGGATGAAATCGGTAAAAATCTCATCAGCCCAAAGATAGGTTTCGATACCTCATATCTCTATATGTTGATAGGTGTGATCGGAACCACCATAGCGCCGTGGCAGCTCTTCTTCATGCAGAGTTTGATCGTGGAAAAGGGTGTGGGAATAGATGAACTCGGCCACTCCAGATGGGATTCTGCGCTCGGCTGCATGATGGCCGGGCTCGTGGTCTTCTTCATTATAATAGCCTGTGCGAGTACCATACATCCGGCGGGAATAAAGATAACGACCGCCAAGGATGCGGCGCTCGCGCTCGAGCCATTGGCGGGAAGATACTGCACGATACTTTTTTCCTTCGGCTTGCTCAACGCCTCACTTTTTGCGGCCTCAGTGTTACCGCTTTCGGTGGCATATTATGTTTGCGAAGGACTGGGCTTCGAGGCGGGGGTGGATAAGAGTTTTTCCGAGGCTCCGCATTTTTATTGGCTTTTCACGTTGACTATAGCTTTCGGGATGGCTGTGGTGTTGATTCCGGGTTTTCCTCTATTCAAGATGATGTTGCTATCGCAGGTTGTAAATGGAGTTCTGCTGCCGTTCATACTCGTTTTCATGATCCTCATAATAAACAAGAAGGGGATCATGGGCGAGTTCGTAAACGGCAGAGTGTGGAACTTGGTGCTCTGGATTTCAATTGCAGGTCTGATAGCCCTGAGTCTTTCGATGTTCCTGACCTATATATAGACAGGCTGTGCAAACTGTAAAGGCCGGCCAAACCCTCGGGGTCCAACTATCGATGTTCGCTGCTACTGCGGCATCTGCGCAGGATCTATCGCGACTACGGAAAATTCCGGGGTCTCGCCGGAGGTGTCGGATATCGAGGCATAGAGGATCCCGTCGTCATCGACGCATATCGACCCGACCCTTCCTTCGATTTCGATAACCTTCCCGATAATTGGGTTTTTGGGATCGACGAGATCGTAGGTGCGAATCGAATCCCCCGTGGATAGGTAGAGCATCCTTCCCTTGATACGGGCGTCGGCTATATCGGCGAGCTTGACCGCAGGATCCTGAAGAACGGATGCCACGCTGGCATTTTCGATACTCGCTATGATGATCTGGCCATCCGCAACAAATGCTGCCGTTTTACCATCGGAAGTGATCGGCATTTTCTTAAGCGGAGCCACTTTAGAGAGGCCGAGATCTATCGTTCGAAAGGGCGAATAGTTATCGAGAAGTGGCTTGCCTATTCTCACAATGTCGACGCTTGCATTTGCGAGGCCATGGGGCTGCTCTCCTGCGGCGAAGCCGCGGCTATTCAAAACCGCTGCAAAGCGGTCATCCACCCTTATCGAATCGAAGAAGTTGGGAATTTCCGCTATCGCAGAGCTTCTCTTGCCCTTCAGAAGTACCGGGAGCTCACTCTGGTAGAACGGGAAAATTGTCGGGTCGAGGTCGAACTCGTAAGGCATGGACTGATCCAACATATACGACTTCAGGATCCCGATTTCCCCTTTGCTCGTATTTAGCGAACTCGGGAATGAGATCGAATACATTCCCCCGTGAAGTGATATGAGCGCCGAGCTGACCCCTGAAGCCCTCAGCATCTTTTCATCTTCGGAAAGACCCGAAAAATCGAAGGGACGAAGGAGATTCATGGCAAATCCTTCGCCGAAGAAGATGGAGGCTCCGGAAAGACTGGAATTTCCGTCTCTGCATGTGAACGGGATCAGGTAGTCGCCGTTGTAAATGCCGACGCTTGCCTGCGTAATTGCGGCCGGGACGACTTCGCATTCGGATTTCTTGCCGGTCAACGTGTGAATCATCCTTCCGCTGGCGACGCGCGTGGTCTTGAAGCTCTGAGGTTTCAGCGGATCATCCACCTTTACCTCGAAGCGTTCGATGTAATCGCGTCCCGCAAGCGGAGCGCCGAAAAGGCCGTACAGATATCCGGCGTTGCATTCGAGGTCTACCGCCTGGGCGGGGATGGAAAGAAAATCCGAATTTTGCCAAATCGTTTCCTGAAATGTGTCCGCAATCTCTGCCTCTGCGATATCCAGGTCCATTCCGTTGTCGCCGTCAGAGGGATCGTCGGCTGGGACATCCATCTCTACGTAGTCTTTGTATGTATCCTGATCCAGAGCGATATATGGACCATCAGAATCGCCGCCGCAGCCTATCAGCAAGCCGTCCCCCACGAACAACGGCTTGCGCTTAACCCTGAAATCGCACGCATATTTTCCGGCGTCCATTTTGCAGTCGAGAAAAAAGCTGCGGCCATCGCGATCTTTGAAGGCTATGATATTTTCCTCCGGCGCGCCGCCAAGCGAGGGCCATAAGCTGACATCGGTGACCATCCTGCACTCGTCTGTGGAACTTTTGCCCTGACAATATCTCTCGATAGCCATGCTTATTAGCTGAAATTTGTTCGCCTCGATTCCCATACACCCTCCATCCTGTTATTGATACATGAGCCCCCAGCTTATCGAACATTTTATTATTCGACGCAAGCTATTTATATGGGATGCGAGTGGTGACTCTCTCCCATTTGCCCCACTTATAGAGGACCTTCTAGTATAACAATATGATAATAAAGGTCTTTTTCTGGAGAGACAAACGGTTTGCTTCCTCAGAAGAGCGGGGCTTGACAAGATTTACAGGTGGGTATAGGCGCGACTGACATGTCAGTCTAGCTTTGGAGAAAAAATGATGAGGGCAGAACAAAAATGCAAAGGTCTGGGAATTGATATCGGCGCGCTCGCGGTGAAGATCGTCTGGGTGGATGAGAGCAGCAACTTCCGAGCCCGATACAGGTTTCATAAGGGGCATCCCGAAAAAGTGTTGTCGGAGATGATATCCGAGTTCGGGATAGAATCCGAAAGCACCGCCATCACCGGCAGCGGCGGAAGAAAGACCGCCGAAAAAATAGGCGCTCTCTATGTAGATCCCGCCGTCTGCCTTATAGCGGCGACGCAAGGTACGGAAGGGATCCGCCACATCATGGATATCGGCGGCGGCAGCCTCTCGATCGTCGATCTCGATTCCGAGGGAAGATTTTCGGGATTTCGAAGCAATTCGCTGTGTGCGGCCGGAACGGGATCCTTCCTCGACGAACAGGCGGTCAGGATGAAGCTCTCTCTCGAAGAGATGGCCAAAGAGCGCGATATCGTAGAACCTCCGAGGATCGCCGCCCGCTGCGCAGTTTTTGCAAAGTCAGACCTGATACACCGCCAGCAGGAGGGATTCACCATCCCCGAGATGTGGTCCGGCCTCTGCCGCGGCATGGTATCGACCGCGCTCTCTACCCTGTTTCGCGGACGCAAGCCGGTCGGAAAAATTCTTCTGGCAGGCGGAGTTGCAAAAAATCACGAAGTGGTGAGATGGCTTAGGTCCGAACTTTCCGCTGAACTGATCCTTCCAGAAAATCCTGAAACATTTTCCGCGCTCGGCGCTAGCGAGATGGCGAAAAAATCTTCGCACAAAGCCGATTTCTGCAAGCTCGGCGAGGAAGTTTTGGATTCCTGCGAACCTCGCAGAGAGGAACTTCGCCTCGACCTTTCAAAATATCCGAATTTTGAATGCAGGGATAGCTACATCGATGATGAAACGGAGGTAAGAATTCACGCGCCGCTGCAAGGTAAAGTAGCGGTCGGGCTGGATATCGGCTCTACCAGCACGAAGGCCGCGATTCTGGATGAAAATGGCTTCGTCCTCGCCGATCTCTACAGGAGGACAGCGGGCGATCCGATATCCGCGACGAAAAAGATCTTCGCATCGATCGAGCGCGCCTCTAAAGGTGCACCGTTTGAGATAGCCGGAGTCGCTACCACGGGTTCGGGGAGAAAGATGATCGGATCGATCATCGGCGCGGACAGAATAATAAATGAAATTACGGCACACGTGAGCGGTGCGGTGGCTGACGATCCCGATGTGGAAACCATATTCGAAATCGGCGGACAGGATGCAAAGTTCATCTCGCTAAAAGAAGGTGTGCCGCATGATTCCAACATGAACTACGTCTGCGCCGCCGGAACGGGATCTTTCGTTGAGGAACAGGCCGGAAAGCTCGGATTCAAGCTCACCGAGATAGGCGATTCCGTGATGGGCACCAAGCCGCCATTTTCCACCGACCGCTGCACCGTATTCATGGAGCAGGATGTTCACGCGCTGATCAGGCAGGGATACGAAAGGCGCGAGGTGATGGGGAGCGTGCTCTACTCCGTCGTTCAGAATTACCTGAACCGCGTCGTTGGCCGCCATGCATTTTCAAAAAAGAAAATCTGTTTCATGGGAGCAACGGCCCGCAACAAGGGGCTCGTAGCCGCATTCGAAAAGCTGGTTGGCGCACCGATCTCCGTTTCGCCGTATTGCCACGTAATGGGGGCCTATGGCGTGGCGAGAATAGCGCTTAATGAGGTTATTCTGAAAAATGAAAAAACAGATTTCGTCGGACTCAAAATAGTTCAGGGTCCGGTAGAGCTGAGGCGCGATGTGTGTGAGCTGTGCGCCAACAAGTGTTCGATCACCTTCGCGCTCGTGGGAGAAAATGCCACGGCCGAGAATGCGCCAAGTTGGGGATATCTGTGCGGCCGCGAGCCTGATGAAAAAGGCGTAAGGGTGAATCACAATTTTGACTTATTCAGGCAGCGAGACCGCATCTGGAGAAAGGCCGGAGAAGTTTCCTCTCTTCCAAAAAATGCCCCTGTCGTGGGAATTCCGCGTGCGCTCCTCATGTACAGCTATCTTCCGATGTGGCGCAGATTTTTCGGCGAACTCGGAATCAGAGTTGTCCTGTCCAGACCGTCGAGTGACGAAACTCTCGCAATAGCCGAGGAGTTCATAAGCAGTGACTACTGCTACCCGGTGAAGCTGGCCCACGGACATGTGAGGGACCTCGCTGCCAACGGTGAGGTGCAGAAGATATTTTTC from Myxococcales bacterium encodes the following:
- a CDS encoding zinc dependent phospholipase C family protein, which codes for MPRTIMSAMTLVHFILTFVAISLISRGAEAWGPGMHLDLAIDLIGSVGIISPVIRELVKRYPQAFLYGSTSPDIIVGKKYAGYLHHCHNWRIGWLILHEAESDIQRSAAYGYLMHLAADVVAHNYYIPAKIIRSYNTKLLTHTYWEMRFDLGVPEKVWDELTKITEMEIKEFDDLLERVIRKTLFSFSTNKKIFSTILMLQKMHGLRASLAAYAKRSRFDLVEENRNHYRDLAVESAHDFFARPESAACLEVDPAGIAKLTYAKNLRRRIAEMTAKGIMSREQADRLVDLAKEALAVGIYRPDMALPDVMDVL
- a CDS encoding CBS domain-containing protein, translating into MFIFFTEILKKDVVDRRGRYVGHPYDFIANLEESYPRVLSMVISRGRFRKKYYVIPWKDVHQVGENFQLKTASDTLVAVGDYASGEAMSFRNSVLDQQIVDTYNRKVVRVNDLHFLRVDDDLRLAHVDIGIRGLVRRLGWEGLVDSVVRFFNKHADYLSDERLISWKYAQPVTVQRATGKIQLSVDIEQLKKIPPSDISSMMMDLDPYQRAALLKSMDVQSQVDIITELELKWQKDLVEELDGPTLLKLFEKMPADEATDLLAELSQKDSDRILGMLSAKKARELVGLMEHESDSAGGVMTTEYIALREGMTVGEAIDHIRTIEIQKAETIYTAYVVDDDRKLIGSVSFKTLLLQPMEARIGDVMLTNPPAINVEESVEDVAREMDKYNLLALPTVDDNGLLEGIITIDDVLHVAVDKAWGRRG
- a CDS encoding uracil-DNA glycosylase, with amino-acid sequence MKEVSIPKDAKKAAKSSKNTAPKTAKTQSLEAPVEGLADAMELADIRKVMGNCTRCKLCFGRKNIVFGVGNPNADLVFIGEAPGRDEDIKGEPFVGRAGQLLTKIIEAMNFKREDVYIANITKCRPPENRNPEPDEVASCIPFLIRQAELIKPKVIVCLGSVATQNLLGTEEKITTMRGKFTSWQGIPVMPTYHPAFLLRNPNMKRPVWEDMQVVMKKLEEL
- a CDS encoding Nramp family divalent metal transporter, which translates into the protein MGRFRRLIKGLVLFFAVLGPGIITANVDNDAGGIATYSIAGADFGYTFLWVVGPVIFVLMIIQEMSARMGAVTGKGLADLIRENFGAKVTFYVMLALLISNLGNTMTEFSGVAASLEVFGISKYVSVPISAILVWLLIVKGNYKVVEKVFLAACLFYVSYIVSGFMAGPKWDEIGKNLISPKIGFDTSYLYMLIGVIGTTIAPWQLFFMQSLIVEKGVGIDELGHSRWDSALGCMMAGLVVFFIIIACASTIHPAGIKITTAKDAALALEPLAGRYCTILFSFGLLNASLFAASVLPLSVAYYVCEGLGFEAGVDKSFSEAPHFYWLFTLTIAFGMAVVLIPGFPLFKMMLLSQVVNGVLLPFILVFMILIINKKGIMGEFVNGRVWNLVLWISIAGLIALSLSMFLTYI